A single window of Nicotiana tomentosiformis chromosome 1, ASM39032v3, whole genome shotgun sequence DNA harbors:
- the LOC104109648 gene encoding uncharacterized protein: protein MIRGSNKEQQWGLGDGIQGEINYTNTLHYELTALMQGLRMAVSNNFMPLEVNIDSTEVTSNSIGESSSKSQLQRSRVADKLAKEAVAELNKKMKTGYSNNFFVELLRKTPDNLFADYKAKYKTA, encoded by the exons ATGATTAGGGGGAGTAATAAGGAACAACAATGGGGATTGGGTGATGGGATTCAAGGAGAAATAAACTACACCAACACTCTCCACTATGAACTGACAGCTCTTATGCAGGGACTAAGAATGGCAGTCTCAAACAACTTCATGCCTTTGGAAGTTAACATCGATTCAACTGAG GTCACTTCTAACAGCATTGGGGAATCCTCAAGTAAATCACAACTACAAAGAAGTAGGGTGGCGGACAAGCTGGCCAAGGAAGCAG TGGCTGAGCTGAATAAGAAGATGAAAACTGGCTACAGTAACAATTTCTTCGTTGAATTGCTTCGGAAGACACCTGACAATCTTTTTGCTGATTATAAGGCTAAGTATAAAACTGCTTAA